A DNA window from Candidatus Zixiibacteriota bacterium contains the following coding sequences:
- a CDS encoding DUF362 domain-containing protein, which produces MILWVDEYHDDFRAHGSSGAGCFIAGLVISVQLGTFPAMEVFAYHDRGATYPEAAPFHPQELYPEAPFAELAAAPNGAYAAVRSLLALSGWDRSNFGSVDWNPLRQLVRPGDRVLLKPNLIKETHPRQPDGWKWMLTHGAIIRAVADYVVKALDGRGEIIVADAPQTDSSFAAVVRVLQLDQLAAFYRSKGVTFRLIDLRKFEWDAVDDVIVARRNLAGDPFGYFTVDLGAASLFCGHRGEGKYYGADYDTAVINAHHSGRRHEYVIAGSAITCDVFINLPKMKTHKKTGVTLSLKNLVGINGDKNYLPHYTEGTPETGGDQFPRLSARSELERRGLRRIRSLALRFPGVGPRLYRHLKRVGTGVLGSSEAVIRSGNWHGNDTCWRMCLDLNRVLLHTDKAGRLSEPSLNGCRRYLTIIDGLIAGDGDGPVDVDAVAAGLLVMGTNPAETDAAAARLMGLDPGRLPMIREAFTLDRFALAEGNWEDVNLQSNVAAWSRRLAEIDAAETLHFRPHFGWRGHVEWQPPRVIEPSELGQWR; this is translated from the coding sequence TTGATATTGTGGGTCGACGAATACCATGACGACTTTCGCGCACACGGCTCATCCGGCGCCGGCTGTTTCATCGCGGGACTTGTAATATCCGTTCAACTGGGTACTTTCCCGGCAATGGAAGTCTTTGCCTATCACGATCGGGGCGCGACTTACCCGGAAGCGGCGCCGTTTCACCCGCAGGAGCTATACCCGGAAGCGCCGTTCGCCGAATTGGCAGCGGCTCCCAACGGTGCCTACGCGGCAGTCCGATCGTTGCTGGCGCTGAGTGGCTGGGACCGGTCCAATTTTGGGAGTGTGGACTGGAATCCGTTGCGCCAACTGGTGCGGCCGGGCGACCGGGTCTTGCTGAAACCGAATCTGATCAAGGAAACGCACCCGCGTCAGCCGGACGGCTGGAAGTGGATGCTGACGCATGGCGCGATCATTCGCGCGGTCGCTGACTATGTCGTCAAGGCACTGGATGGACGGGGCGAGATCATTGTCGCCGACGCCCCGCAGACCGACTCGTCCTTTGCGGCGGTGGTGCGTGTCCTTCAACTGGATCAGCTGGCGGCATTCTACCGGAGTAAGGGCGTGACCTTCCGGCTGATCGACCTGCGCAAATTTGAATGGGATGCCGTCGACGACGTGATCGTGGCGCGGCGGAACCTCGCGGGCGACCCGTTCGGCTACTTCACGGTCGACCTTGGCGCCGCCAGCCTGTTTTGCGGCCACCGCGGCGAGGGGAAGTACTATGGTGCCGACTATGACACGGCCGTAATCAATGCGCACCACAGCGGCCGACGGCATGAATACGTCATCGCCGGTTCGGCGATCACCTGCGATGTGTTCATCAACCTGCCGAAAATGAAGACGCACAAGAAGACCGGGGTGACGCTCAGTCTGAAGAACCTGGTCGGAATCAACGGCGACAAGAACTACTTGCCGCACTACACCGAGGGTACTCCGGAAACAGGCGGTGACCAGTTTCCGCGGTTGTCAGCGCGCAGTGAACTGGAACGCCGCGGCCTGCGTCGAATCCGCAGTTTAGCCCTCAGGTTTCCCGGCGTGGGTCCTCGGCTGTACCGCCATCTCAAACGGGTTGGCACGGGCGTCCTCGGGAGTAGTGAAGCGGTGATCCGCTCGGGAAACTGGCACGGCAACGATACCTGCTGGCGGATGTGCCTTGATCTTAACCGGGTCCTACTACACACGGATAAGGCCGGTCGGCTGAGCGAGCCGTCGCTGAATGGATGCCGGCGCTATCTGACGATTATTGACGGCCTGATTGCCGGCGACGGGGACGGCCCGGTGGATGTCGATGCGGTCGCCGCCGGCCTTCTGGTGATGGGGACGAATCCGGCAGAAACAGACGCTGCCGCAGCGCGACTGATGGGACTTGATCCCGGCCGGCTGCCGATGATCAGAGAGGCTTTCACGCTGGATCGATTCGCGCTTGCGGAAGGTAACTGGGAGGATGTGAACCTGCAGAGCAATGTTGCGGCATGGTCGCGGCGGCTGGCGGAGATCGACGCTGCCGAAACCCTGCACTTCCGTCCGCACTTCGGCTGGCGCGGTCATGTCGAATGGCAGCCACCGCGCGTGATCGAGCCGTCCGAATTGGGTCAGTGGCGATGA
- the selD gene encoding selenide, water dikinase SelD, with translation MRHIYLDYNATTPIHPAVADAMQPFLRDHYGNPSSAHWFGVQTRKAVEAARAQVAALLRCQPDEIIFTSGGSESDNYAIAGYALKNRGRGNHIITSQIEHPAVLEVCRHLESQGFDVTYLPVDAAGLVAVEDVRRNLRPTTILISIMQANNEVGTIQPLREIAALAHDSGIVVHTDAAQAVGKIPVTVPDLSVDMITIAGHKLYAPKGIGALYVRRGLDLQQLIVGAGHEQGRRAGTENVLEIVGLGAACALVAREMDNRAPEMRRLRDLLQESLLARIPQARVNGHGERRLPNTLSVSFPGIEANTIIAELETVACSPGAACHSDKVMMSHVLEAMQVPVEYAMGTIRFSVGYMTSEAEVVEAVESIVATIDRLQPQSPAAAIVTSGVDSDIRLTKFTHGLGCACKLRPQALERILADLPRPHDARVLVGAESSDDAAVFQLRDDLAVVQTVDFFTPIVDDPYHFGAIAAANSLSDIYAMGGEPLFALSVVGFPSNRLPMSVLQQILRGAADKAAEAGISIIGGHTVDDTEPKYGLAVTGVVHPERILTNNRARVGDKLILTKPIGTGIIATAIKRQLAGADITRRVIDLMSTLNRAAAKVLVAFNVSAVTDVTGFGLLGHLKEMTVGSKVNARLVASAVPILKEAVEYAVAGTIPGGTENNLDYVQPYVDWGAGIANITRIVLADAQTSGGLLIAVEPTQAGRLVNELQAAGVDAAAVIGTIVEPGAGKIFVTP, from the coding sequence ATGAGACACATTTACCTCGACTATAACGCAACCACGCCGATCCATCCGGCGGTGGCCGATGCCATGCAGCCGTTCCTGCGCGATCACTACGGCAATCCCTCCAGTGCGCACTGGTTCGGTGTCCAGACGCGGAAGGCCGTTGAAGCCGCTCGCGCGCAAGTGGCAGCACTGCTGCGTTGCCAGCCGGACGAAATCATCTTTACCTCCGGCGGTAGCGAGTCGGACAACTATGCCATCGCCGGTTACGCCCTCAAGAATCGCGGACGCGGTAATCACATCATCACCTCGCAAATCGAACATCCGGCCGTGCTTGAGGTGTGCCGTCACCTGGAGTCGCAGGGTTTTGATGTGACGTATCTGCCGGTCGATGCTGCTGGTCTGGTGGCTGTCGAGGATGTGCGGCGCAATCTGCGGCCGACGACGATTCTGATCTCGATCATGCAGGCCAACAACGAAGTGGGCACGATTCAGCCCTTGCGCGAAATCGCGGCGCTGGCGCACGATAGCGGGATCGTCGTGCACACCGACGCGGCGCAGGCCGTGGGAAAGATCCCGGTGACCGTGCCCGACTTGAGTGTTGACATGATCACCATCGCCGGGCACAAGCTGTATGCGCCCAAGGGCATTGGCGCGCTCTATGTGCGCCGCGGTCTTGATCTGCAACAACTGATTGTCGGCGCCGGTCATGAGCAGGGGCGGCGCGCCGGCACCGAAAACGTGCTGGAAATCGTCGGCTTGGGCGCCGCCTGCGCGCTGGTGGCGCGCGAGATGGACAACCGCGCGCCGGAAATGCGGCGGTTGCGCGATCTGTTGCAGGAATCGCTGCTGGCGCGCATTCCCCAGGCTCGCGTCAATGGGCATGGCGAACGGCGACTGCCGAACACGCTGTCCGTTTCGTTCCCCGGCATCGAGGCCAACACAATCATTGCGGAATTGGAGACGGTCGCCTGCTCTCCGGGTGCGGCATGTCATTCCGACAAGGTGATGATGTCGCACGTGCTGGAAGCGATGCAGGTGCCGGTGGAGTATGCGATGGGGACGATTCGTTTCTCAGTGGGCTACATGACCAGCGAGGCGGAAGTCGTCGAAGCGGTCGAATCGATTGTAGCTACCATCGACCGGTTGCAGCCGCAAAGCCCGGCAGCAGCTATTGTGACGTCCGGCGTTGACAGCGATATCCGGCTCACGAAATTCACGCATGGTCTCGGCTGCGCCTGCAAACTGCGGCCGCAGGCGTTGGAGCGGATTCTCGCCGATCTGCCGCGCCCGCACGATGCGCGCGTGCTGGTTGGCGCCGAGTCGTCCGATGATGCGGCGGTCTTTCAGTTGCGCGATGACCTGGCGGTCGTGCAGACCGTTGATTTCTTCACCCCGATCGTCGATGACCCCTATCACTTCGGCGCCATCGCCGCGGCGAACTCCCTTTCCGATATCTACGCGATGGGCGGCGAGCCGCTGTTTGCGCTCAGCGTGGTTGGATTTCCCTCAAATCGTTTGCCGATGTCGGTGCTGCAGCAAATCCTGCGTGGCGCTGCCGACAAGGCGGCTGAGGCCGGCATCAGCATCATTGGCGGCCATACCGTTGACGATACCGAGCCCAAGTACGGATTGGCCGTCACCGGCGTCGTTCACCCGGAGCGGATTCTGACGAATAATCGCGCGCGCGTCGGTGACAAGCTGATCCTGACGAAACCGATTGGAACGGGCATCATCGCGACGGCCATCAAACGGCAGTTGGCTGGAGCCGATATCACCCGGCGCGTTATCGACCTGATGAGTACGCTCAATCGAGCCGCGGCGAAAGTGCTTGTTGCATTCAATGTCTCCGCGGTTACCGACGTCACCGGATTCGGTCTTCTGGGGCATCTGAAAGAAATGACGGTGGGGAGCAAGGTCAATGCGAGACTTGTGGCGTCCGCGGTGCCGATTCTCAAGGAGGCCGTCGAGTACGCGGTGGCCGGGACAATTCCGGGCGGAACCGAGAACAATCTCGATTATGTCCAACCTTATGTGGACTGGGGGGCGGGCATCGCGAACATCACCAGGATCGTGCTCGCTGACGCTCAGACCTCGGGTGGCCTATTGATCGCGGTGGAGCCAACGCAGGCTGGCCGGTTGGTCAATGAACTGCAGGCCGCCGGCGTCGACGCTGCCGCCGTCATCGGTACGATCGTCGAGCCGGGTGCCGGCAAAATCTTCGTGACTCCTTAG
- a CDS encoding phenylacetate--CoA ligase family protein, producing MAMIARGRKLYERLALPLQRTVKIIPFAYRLGRAYRETARLLSAADRWDDRQIRAYQREQLNQLLELAIRRVPYYRRYQRLLGRDPFDALREIEPVSKQQMQSALDDFILPESLRARAHVTYTGGSTGRPLTIHQNHDAVEREWAFIMALWRRAGYRPGDRRATFRGVEFQSGSRETVRENPVYNELLLSPYHLSDEHLATYTQALAKFRPQFLRGYPSALAVYARFLQSRAGNDLPPLKAVLCGSEGLLPGQRELIEAAFKARVYSWYGMTEKVVLAGECENSSVYHVMPEYGITEILDSRGELFAQIGTSGEIVGTGFLNRVMPFIRYRLDDYASITGDHCPACGRRHLLLSSVQGHRVQDGLIGRSGALISMTALNLHDATFQGVRQFQFVQREVGRAEVLLRIGSDFDPARLAVIAQRLANKTGGDVAFEARVVETIDQTQMGKGVYLRQLLPVGRTAGLES from the coding sequence GTGGCGATGATCGCGCGTGGACGGAAGTTGTATGAGCGCCTGGCTCTGCCATTGCAGCGGACGGTCAAAATCATTCCGTTCGCCTATCGCTTGGGCCGTGCCTATCGGGAAACGGCGCGCCTTCTGAGCGCAGCCGATCGCTGGGATGATCGACAGATTCGCGCGTATCAGCGCGAGCAACTCAATCAGCTCCTGGAGCTAGCGATCCGCCGCGTGCCGTACTATCGGCGTTATCAGCGATTGTTGGGGCGCGACCCCTTCGACGCCTTGCGCGAAATCGAGCCGGTCTCAAAGCAGCAGATGCAATCGGCACTCGACGACTTCATCCTGCCAGAATCGCTTCGTGCCCGGGCACATGTGACCTATACCGGCGGCAGCACCGGCCGACCGCTGACAATTCATCAGAATCATGACGCCGTCGAACGCGAATGGGCGTTCATCATGGCCTTGTGGCGGCGTGCCGGCTACCGACCCGGGGATCGCCGCGCGACCTTTCGCGGTGTTGAATTCCAATCCGGCAGCCGAGAGACTGTTCGTGAGAACCCGGTGTATAACGAATTGCTCCTCTCGCCATATCACTTGTCGGACGAGCATTTGGCTACCTACACGCAGGCGTTGGCCAAATTTCGGCCGCAATTCCTGCGTGGTTATCCCTCGGCGTTGGCGGTCTACGCGCGATTCCTGCAGAGCCGCGCCGGCAACGATCTGCCGCCGCTGAAGGCCGTGCTCTGCGGATCGGAAGGCTTGTTGCCCGGGCAGCGCGAGTTGATTGAAGCAGCATTCAAGGCGCGTGTTTACTCTTGGTATGGCATGACCGAGAAGGTCGTCCTGGCCGGCGAATGCGAAAACTCGAGTGTCTATCATGTCATGCCGGAGTATGGGATCACCGAAATCCTTGACAGCCGCGGCGAGTTGTTTGCACAGATTGGAACCTCCGGCGAAATCGTCGGAACCGGATTCCTGAATCGAGTGATGCCCTTCATCCGCTATCGCCTGGACGATTACGCGTCGATCACGGGAGACCACTGCCCGGCCTGCGGGCGCAGACATCTGCTTCTCAGTTCTGTGCAGGGCCATCGAGTGCAGGATGGATTGATCGGACGCTCCGGCGCCTTAATCTCGATGACGGCGTTGAATCTGCACGACGCCACATTCCAAGGCGTTCGGCAGTTTCAGTTTGTCCAGCGTGAGGTCGGCAGGGCAGAGGTGCTCCTGCGCATTGGCAGCGACTTCGATCCGGCGCGGCTAGCGGTGATTGCGCAGCGACTGGCAAACAAGACCGGCGGCGACGTTGCGTTCGAAGCCCGCGTCGTGGAGACTATCGATCAGACACAGATGGGTAAAGGTGTTTACTTGCGGCAATTGCTCCCTGTCGGCCGGACGGCCGGCTTAGAATCCTGA